Proteins found in one Leishmania major strain Friedlin complete genome, chromosome 35 genomic segment:
- a CDS encoding conserved hypothetical protein (previous protein_id=AAZ14535.1), producing the protein MKHLFNHVNIHNQQRVTWENFVNYLVAEASNDTPGTRLSNYSFNQFTFSRRLRSQSKPSQKLRKPKKSTSAEKLTFKRYCRGVQEVPKAARTSADQEGVTGRGRAAADVREDEDLGLIRFLDGLPGHRSLFFASTRSCPFMLYSKNTLERVYSAPPNMLPGVIPSAVCYLAAHDLFVCYSPDDRLLRGWGALLSNGLTGTTITPLLLEGLVRRIQVMPRESPTYADYMETLFLGNSLGQVLRVTAPHGHSGGMEFTVAQTYANLHTRTSGGLVDFCVYGVHLYSSGFDGRLVATSLLTGKSCELGRVANEHLTTLVYVAGHDWVVAATSCGRQLLWWEAHSHGTLPGTLFDVSGHGEHNACIIALVHVAAADQVVSADCEGVVKVWDASTQRCVQSFRSSRVPQRHKGSLCSVPANEAKASSANTRTAAHAGSGLLAGNLAGLFVNLGLLALLPAGAGQAGHVGGPQCHSLIYCASTQELLCGFSNSIVCWGLHGRDSPLVCDAEEVCYDVFYDIRTRTFFVQGATRLSVWDGVHGHRRGVLSQVTESGVSQVGADIKAVCIDELGSRVFISLSDGSVVWHATQKLVSDASQCTPATAAVWWHAKSSGSGADGGGPPFVEQMHYSSISRTWIAITSNGTLLVRSEEDNQEVGFSATISVSASPLAQLRVSEELGLVAVTDVQRTVYIYDMQAWTDAPVTKRLTMYGSLVDLIFLDSAPALVTVHAGGVCRCWSCAPAVERFKLLSVFCHPQHPAPKLATAATVETERAWMQAMGRTHLASAGTTRGRPHMQSPATSPCYNTIAAPTTGIHNTLQMTGASASPLGFMLPKLACFSRPGSACVASRPATPALCTSQRGSLNPLRLGSVLERTSPDQTEVSCEGASSLMKLSMLTGRPATEALQDTRAGDGWTATAATPTASVEFTSAAYDGRQHYLFLGDSEGVVHTYSMCPLLQAYTLPRCSYASRPAFSLTAVTDFTGADADDGFAAPKLVRSVQVHLSQSTTTERGAEARAGCTYRGNMSTATRRDSDRCGVVCVRWLDDRGVLATSGYDQEVWFLDCNTGEKVACLSTEQRFSGADRAHQSLTASRQQHGGPTQESTVLNGVCNRHKAEAASTLPSHSAFSLPQPPRHNDLNDDGAAAFLTGTSQLCCCTRGSRNEEAPVIEEGGGTVSPAPWSQQEGSALASLPNARYAPVNSHRPASSVRQRCASSSTLSRYSVPELIATAKHDRAPTGLKDGIQGLKDQRGSFLLRPSSCSPTKEQALSNDAPRGWRPLSHYNTSLLAGSPLERGDSPRDATSAALSASRTSDCDGGTQIHIADWQKRDLMAMRESRGVKPHAPVQPGLHNTLVHVEESKWHSAGVTGQRVLLGAADGVSRHAARTATAAAAAPALTGAAVPQTETASASSALSLSTNMATSNSLRGEAAARSAEISGNIGSFSVQEVPAVIESCGAVSRPSCNRTRIAEALALCVSGCALTTSAVDEGRSAAAHQQQQKQPYLPQGARGGRIRPDSESNSSAQRHGSSSRVPLAQPSAPGHRTPFDALPPPQKALRKDGSGEMTSSSTALGVTTCSPSQDTAARAQSFASANALRRPPMLAYSNECEGRSTLEMYSSELHWCLRQPRR; encoded by the coding sequence ATGAAGCATCTCTTCAACCACGTCAACATCCACAATCAACAACGCGTCACGTGGGAGAACTTCGTGAACTACCTGGTCGCCGAGGCGAGCAATGACACACCAGGAACAAGACTCAGCAACTACTCCTTCAATCAGTTTACGTtctcgcggcggctgcggagcCAATCTAAGCCTTCGCAGAAGCTGCGGAAACCAAAGAAGAGCACCTCCGCCGAGAAACTCACATTCAAGCGCTACTGTCGCGGCGTCCAGGAAGTCCCTAAAGCAGCTCGCACGTCGGCCGACCAAGAGGGCGTCACCGGACGcgggcgcgctgcagcggacgTTCGCGAGGACGAGGATCTCGGCCTCATTCGCTTCCTCGACGGCCTGCCTGGACACAGGTCGCTGTTCTTTGCGTCTACCCGAAGCTGCCCTTTCATGCTTTATTCGAAGAACACCCTCGAGCGTGTCTACTCGGCACCACCGAATATGCTCCCGGGAGTGATCCCCTCGGCTGTTTGTTACCTGGCTGCGCACGACCTGTTCGTGTGCTACTCTCCGGACGATCGACTGTTGCGCGGTTGGGGTGCACTCCTCTCGAACGGCCTCACGGGCACGACGATcacgccactgctgctggagggTTTAGTGCGTCGCATCCAGGTGATGCCGCGGGAATCGCCCACCTACGCCGATTACATGGAGACGCTCTTCCTCGGCAACAGTCTTgggcaggtgctgcgcgtcaCGGCACCTCACGGGCACAGCGGTGGGATGGAGTTCACAGTGGCGCAGACCTATGCCAACcttcacacacgcacatccgGCGGCCTTGTCGACTTCTGCGTGTACGGGGTGCACCTGTACTCTTCCGGCTTTGACGGGAGACTCGTGGCGACATCTCTGCTCACAGGGAAGTCGTGCGAGCTTGGCAGGGTCGCCAATGAGCATTTGACGACGCTCGTGTACGTCGCAGGGCACGACTgggtggtggcagcgaccTCGTGTGGGCGCCAGCTGCTTTGGTGGGAGGCACACTCGCACGGCACTTTGCCTGGCACATTATTCGACGTATCCGGCCACGGCGAACACAATGCATGCATCATTGCACTCGTTCatgtggcggcagcggaccAGGTGGTGAGCGCCGACTGCGAGGGCGTCGTAAAAGTCTGGGACGCGTCTACGCAGCGGTGTGTGCAGTCGTTCCGAAGCAGTCGCGtaccgcagcggcacaagGGTTCGCTGTGCAGTGTGCCGGCGAATGAGGCGAAGGCGTCATCAGCcaacacgcgcaccgcggcacacgccggcagcggcctGCTCGCCGGCAATCTTGCAGGCCTCTTTGTCAATCTTGGACTGCTTGCCTTGCTGCCGGCTGGTGCGGGACAGGCGGGCCACGTCGGTGGCCCCCAATGCCACAGCTTGATTTACTGTGCGTCGACGCAAGAGCTACTCTGCGGCTTCTCCAACTCCATCGTCTGCTGGGGGCTACATGGTCGCGACAGCCCACTCGTGTGtgacgcggaggaggtgtgcTACGATGTCTTCTATGACATTCGGACCCGCACGTTCTTCGTGCAGGGCGCGACGCGGCTTAGCGTGTGGGATGGCGTACACGGGCACCGTCGCGGTGTGCTGAGTCAGGTGACGGAGTCCGGCGTATCGCAAGTTGGCGCCGATATCAAGGCGGTGTGCATTGACGAGCTCGGCAGCCGCGTGTTTATATCACTAAGCGATGGGAGTGTTGTGTGGCACGCAACACAGAAGCTGGTGTCGGATGCCTCACAATGCACacccgccacggcggcagtcTGGTGGCATGCCAAGTCCTCGGGCTCTGGTGCCGACGGGGGTGGGCCGCCGTTCGTGGAGCAGATGCACTACTCGTCGATCTCGCGGACCTGGATCGCCATCACCTCCAATGGGACCCTACTGGTGCGATCGGAGGAGGACAATCAGGAGGTGGGCTTTTCGGCCACCATTTCCGTTTCTGCGTCGCCCTTGGCTCAACTGCGCGTGTCGGAGGAGCTGGGGCTTGTCGCCGTGACGGATGTGCAGCGCACTGTGTACATCTACGACATGCAGGCGTGGACGGACGCGCCGGTTACGAAGAGGCTTACCATGTACGGTAGTCTTGTGGACCTGATTTTCCTCGACAGTGCACCAGCGTTGGTGACGGTGCACGCCGGTGGCGTTTGCCGATGCTGGTCATGCGCGCCAGCGGTGGAGCGGTTCAAGCTGCTGAGCGTTTTTTGCCATCCGCAGCATCCCGCCCCTAAACTCGCTACAGCTGCCACCGTGGAAACAGAGCGTGCGTGGATGCAGGCAATGGGGCGGACGCACCTTGCCAGCGCGGGGACGACGCGAGGACGGCCGCACATGCAGTCACCAGCCACGTCACCATGCTATAACACTATTGCGGCCCCAACCACTGGCATCCACAACACCTTGCAGATGACTGGCgcgagcgcatcgccgctggGGTTCATGTTGCCTAAGCTCGCCTGTTTCTCTCGCCCTGGCTCTGCATGCGTTGCATCACGACCGGCCACGCCGGCGCTGTGCACATCACAGCGCGGCTCATTGAATCCGCTGCGACTGGGCTCGGTCCTTGAGCGAACCTCACCCGATCAGACGGAGGTTTCATGTGAGGGCGCATCGTCCCTCATGAAGTTATCCATGCTCACGGGAAGGCCGGCCACCGAGGCACTGCAAGACACTAGGGCTGGCGATGGCTGGACTGCGACCGCGGCGACCCCGACCGCATCCGTCGAGTTCACCTCCGCGGCTTACGACGGGCGGCAACATTACTTGTTCCTTGGCGACTCTGAGGGTGTCGTGCACACCTATAGCATGTGTCCCCTTCTCCAAGCGTACACGTTGCCTCGTTGCTCTTATGCGAGCCGGCCAGCGTTCTCGCTGACAGCCGTGACGGACTTCACTGGAGCGGATGCCGACGACGGTTTCGCAGCCCCGAAACTGGTGCGGTCGGTGCAAGTGCACTTGAGCCAGAGTACCACAACAGAGCGAGGTGCAGAAGCCCGCGCAGGTTGCACGTATCGCGGCAATATGTCGACAGCGACCCGGCGCGACAGTGATCGGTGCGGTGTGGTTTGCGTGCGGTGGCTGGACGATCGTGGTGTGCTTGCTACCTCTGGCTACGACCAGGAGGTGTGGTTCCTCGATTGTAATACAGGAGAAAAGGTTGCCTGCTTGTCGACAGAGCAGCGATTTTCTGGAGCCGATCGCGCCCATCAGTCCCTGACGGCTtcgaggcagcagcacggagGGCCGACGCAAGAGTCGACGGTCCTAAATGGGGTGTGCAACAGACACAAGGCCGAGGCTGCTAGCACGCTGCCCTCTCACAGTGCCTTTAGTCTGccccagccgccgcgccacaaCGATCTgaacgacgacggcgccgctgccttcctcACAGGGACATCGcagctgtgctgctgcacgcgcggcagTAGAAACGAGGAAGCGCCTGTGAtagaggagggcggagggaccgtgtcgccggcgccgtggagTCAACAGGAGGGTAGCGCGCTGGCTTCCTTGCCGAATGCACGATACGCACCGGTGAACTCCCACCGGCCGGCGTCTTCTGTACGCCAGAGATGCGCGTCTTCCAGCACCCTCTCTCGCTACTCGGTCCCGGAGTTGATCGCGACCGCTAAGCATGACCGCGCACCGACGGGGCTGAAGGACGGCATACAGGGGCTGAAGGACCAGCGCGGTAGCTTTCTCTTGCGTCCCTCATCGTGCTCACCGACAAAGGAACAAGCGCTTTCCAACGACGCGCCTCGTGGTTGGAGACCCCTCTCACATTACAACACCTCATTGCTCGCCGGCAGCCCGCTCGAGAGGGGCGACAGCCCACGAGACGCCACGTCTGCGGCGCTGAGCGCGTCGCGCACTTCCGACTGCGACGGTGGCACGCAGATTCACATCGCAGACTGGCAGAAGCGTGACTTGATGGCGATGCGCGAGTCGCGGGGGGTGaagccgcacgcgccggtgcagccggGCTTGCACAACACGCTGGTGCACGTGGAGGAGAGCAAGTGGCACAGTGCGGGAGTGACGGGGCAGCGCGTTCTTTTGGGTGCAGCCGACGGTGTCTCCAGGCATGCGGCGCGAactgccaccgcagcagccgcagcaccggcactcACCGGCGCTGCGGTCCCACAAACCGAAACGGCATCTGCGTCGAGCGCCCTGAGCCTGTCGACGAATATGGCGACGTCGAACAGCCTCcgaggcgaagctgcagcgAGGTCGGCAGAGATAAGCGGCAACATCGGTTCGTTCAGCGTCCAGGAAGTCCCGGCAGTGATCGAGTCCTGCGGCGCTGTGAGCAGGCCTTCGTGCAATAGGACCAGAATCGCGGAAGCGCTAGCGCTGTGCGTCTCCGGATGCGCGCTGACGACCTCCGCTGTTGACGAGGGcagaagcgcagcggcacatcaacagcagcagaagcagccgTACCTACCACAAGGAGCACGCGGGGGGAGAATCCGACCCGACTCAGAGAGCAACTCCTCTGCGCAGCGTCACGGGAGCTCTTCACGAGTGCCGCTCGCGCAGCCATCGGCGCCCGGACACCGCACACCTTttgacgcgctgccgcctccccaGAAGGCCCTACGGAAAGATGGCAGTGGAGAGATGACTTCTTCCTCGACTGCGTTGGGCGTGACGACGTGTTCCCCTTCCCAGGACACCGCAGCGCGGGCCCAATCGTTCGCCTCTGCGAACGCCCTGCGCCGACCGCCTATGCTGGCCTACAGCAACGAGTGCGAGGGGAGGTCGACGTTGGAGATGTACTCTAGTGAACTCCATTGGTGCCTCCGGCAACCGCGTCGATGA
- a CDS encoding conserved hypothetical protein (previous protein_id=AAZ14536.1): MANIGTHDGVALDKTLRPSQRHSNAEGDGSNSSVLSDMHLSDGFAHGDAEGEDEMDIRASHVHMEALYIDLPAKQLQVIMHSALRAYNTHVFMPTRTTWRKEEGARRELERDVERTALSRIAEYIKKDITAKLGGCWHVIYGHDFATFVTHKRLCFCHFQIEGADVVVWRHGG; this comes from the coding sequence ATGGCCAACATCGGCACCCACGATGGCGTCGCGCTCGACAAAACGTTGCGGCCTAGTCAACGACACAGCAATGCCGAAGGggacggcagcaacagctcGGTGCTCTCTGACATGCACCTGTCTGACGGCTTCGCTCACGGCGACgcagagggggaggatgAGATGGACATCCGCGCTTCCCACGTGCACATGGAGGCACTCTACATCGACTTGccggcgaagcagctgcaggtcaTCATGCATAGTGCCCTCCGAGCCTACAACACACACGTTTTCATGCCGACACGCACCACCTGGCGTAAGGAGGAAGGCGCGCGCCGCGAGCTGGAGCGGGACGTTGAGCGAACAGCACTGAGCCGCATTGCTGAATACATCAAGAAAGACATCACCGCCAAGCTAGGTGGTTGCTGGCACGTCATCTACGGCCACGATTTCGCCACGTTTGTGACGCACAAACGCTTATGTTTTTGCCACTTTCAAATAGAGGGCGCGGACGTGGTTGTGTGGCGTCATGGAGGGTAG
- a CDS encoding conserved hypothetical protein (previous protein_id=AAZ14537.1), with protein MSGEGSPALFDAVGGHKSSIFYGETAHDGRGTLRKKTTAWEVMYYLAMELAKEDALAQQPDTTHPREDDACAKFVHAAGKMAAFASTLFSIRFPEKYMTKSATLKSYMENADEWIIVEAGAPARSVVLAPLFHELFDGAEQLKGFDDRYDTGIWGIGLVDETSGMQKPCIMDVKIGFTRHSPLTPEDKVARIVKKDQKALVRDTALRICGCRRYIHAAAGTEGATASLTCERFGKDIGYAVSNVRELSTCLKTFLSIGAPLAETNEDGQLVFHSKQMGTATSTERTRMKQRIRHVRAEIKSLLDFFEGKPDGTFMLQHMAFVSASVLLLYDAAASPATARLCLIDFARSTWRKFNFDESTIGFIQGLKNLDTYLSF; from the coding sequence ATGTCGGGTGAGGGCTCTCCTGCTTTGTTTGacgctgtcggcggccaCAAGTCGTCCATCTTCTATGGCGAAACGGCCCACGACGGCCGCGGCACACTCCGGAAGAAGACCACGGCGTGGGAGGTGATGTACTACCTCGCGATGGAGCTCGCCAAGGAGgacgcgctcgcgcagcagccggacACGACGCACCCTCGTGAAGACGACGCGTGCGCCAAGTTTGTCCATGCTGCGGGCAAGATGGCCGCGTTTGCCTCCACTCTGTTCTCGATTCGCTTCCCTGAGAAGTATATGACCAAGTCGGCAACGCTGAAGTCGTACATGGAGAACGCAGACGAGTGGATTATCGTGGAAGCTGGCGCGCCGGCCCGCAGCGTTGTTCTTGCACCGCTCTTCCACGAGCTCTTCGATGGCGCCGAGCAGCTGAAGGGATTCGATGACAGGTATGACACGGGAATCTGGGGCATCGGCCTTGTCGACGAGACGTCGGGCATGCAGAAGCCGTGCATCATGGACGTCAAGATCGGCTTCACCCGGCACTCACCGCTCACACCAGAGGACAAGGTGGCGCGGATCGTAAAGAAGGATCAAAAGGCGCTGGTGCGGGACACGGCGTTGCGCATCTGCGGCTGCCGACGGTACATTCACGCCGCTGCGGGCACAGAaggcgcgacggcgagctTGACGTGCGAGCGCTTTGGCAAAGACATCGGGTATGCCGTGTCCAACGTGCGGGAGCTCAGCACCTGCCTCAAGACGTTCCTGTCGATTGGCGCGCCACTCGCGGAGACAAACGAAGACGGGCAGCTCGTCTTTCACAGCAAGCAGATGGGAACCGCCACCAGCACAGAAAGGACGCGCATGAAGCAGCGCATACGTCACGTACGCGCTGAAATCAAATCGCTGCTGGACTTCTTTGAAGGTAAGCCAGATGGCACCTTCATGCTGCAGCACATGGCCTTTGTTTCGGCAAGCGTGCTCCTCCTGTATgacgcggctgcctcgccggcgacagcgagACTGTGCCTCATCGACTTCGCCCGATCTACGTGGCGCAAGTTTAACTTTGATGAGTCCACCATAGGATTTATCCAGGGCCTCAAAAATCTGGACACCTACCTTTCCTTTTAG